The Fragaria vesca subsp. vesca linkage group LG2, FraVesHawaii_1.0, whole genome shotgun sequence genome includes a window with the following:
- the LOC101299352 gene encoding GDSL esterase/lipase At5g55050-like produces MATKWVLPLILSLFIAALSLAAAAKPVLPPVFILGDSTADIGTNNYLPGSTARADFPHNGIDFPNSPRATGRFSNGLNSADFLARHFGYKRSPRPFLSLSATSLQKKKFRGINFASGGSGLFDLTGQSLNNQKNVVPLTEQIQQFSSVKNSLTALMGAAATKKFLSKSLIFISIGSNDLFRYYHSNSSTPKEKFLSSLLFAYENHLKNLYNLGARKFGIISVAPIGCCPSQRIFNATGGCLEELNDHAVAFHSKLDSLLCKLSTDYEGFKYSLGNSYEMTMNVIQNPLPFNFTQVEAACCGAGKLNAESYCTPNANLCSNRDQYLFWDVFHPSQAASKLAAVTLYYGGPEYVSPINFAQLAEA; encoded by the exons ATGGCAACCAAATGGGTTCTTCCTCTAATCCTATCCTTGTTTATAGCTGCTCTTAGTTTAGCAGCAGCAGCAAAGCCAGTGTTGCCACCAGTTTTCATACTGGGTGATTCAACTGCTGATATAGGGACCAATAACTACTTGCCAGGTAGCACGGCAAGGGCAGACTTTCCCCATAATGGCATTGACTTTCCTAACTCACCAAGAGCCACTGGAAGGTTCAGCAATGGCCTCAACAGTGCTGATTTTCTAG CCCGGCATTTTGGTTACAAGAGAAGTCCAAGGCCCTTTCTTTCTCTCAGTGCTACTTCTCTTCAAAAGAAGAAGTTCAGAGGTATTAACTTTGCTTCTGGAGGGTCTGGTCTTTTTGACTTAACTGGACAG TCACTCAACAACCAAAAGAATGTAGTCCCATTAACCGAGCAGATACAGCAATTTTCATCCGTCAAGAACAGTCTCACGGCCTTAATGGGTGCAGCAGCAACTAAGAAGTTTCTTTCGAAGTCTTTGATCTTCATCAGCATTGGAAGCAATGACCTTTTCAGATATTACCATTCAAACAGTTCCACTCCCAAGGAAAAGTTCTTGTCATCTTTACTATTTGCTTATGAGAACCACTTGAAG AATTTATACAACCTTGGAGCAAGAAAGTTTGGCATCATTAGCGTCGCCCCGATTGGCTGCTGTCCATCTCAAAGGATTTTCAATGCTACTGGGGGATGTTTGGAGGAGTTGAATGATCATGCAGTAGCCTTCCATTCAAAGCTGGATTCCCTCTTGTGCAAGCTCAGCACTGATTACGAAGGCTTTAAGTACTCCCTTGGAAATTCGTATGAAATGACAATGAACGTCATACAGAACCCTCTTCCATTCA ATTTTACACAAGTGGAAGCTGCATGTTGTGGAGCTGGGAAGCTCAATGCTGAATCCTACTGCACACCAAATGCTAATCTTTGTTCAAACCGCGACCAATACTTGTTCTGGGATGTATTCCATCCATCGCAGGCGGCTTCGAAGTTGGCAGCTGTGACCCTCTACTATGGAGGACCAGAATATGTATCCCCAATTAACTTCGCTCAGTTAGCCGAGGCTTAG